In Accipiter gentilis chromosome 17, bAccGen1.1, whole genome shotgun sequence, one DNA window encodes the following:
- the PHLDA2 gene encoding pleckstrin homology-like domain family A member 2, which produces MKMQAEVIREGELEKRSDSLFQLWKKKLVVLTKDSLSLFPDGHKRAKGKELGFGSILKVDCVERTGKYIYFTIVTKDRKEIDFRCPDQSCWNASITMALIDFQNKRAIQDFKSRQEMEQAAGAQERRLARAP; this is translated from the coding sequence ATGAAGATGCAAGCCGAGGTGATCCGCGAGGGCGAGCTGGAGAAGCGGAGCGACAGCCTTTTCCAGCTGTGGAAGAAGAAGCTGGTGGTGCTGACCAAGGACAGCCTCAGCCTCTTCCCCGACGGGCACAAGCGGGCCAAGGGCAAGGAGCTGGGCTTCGGCTCCATCCTCAAGGTGGACTGCGTGGAGCGCACGGGCAAGTACATCTACTTCACCATCGTCACCAAGGACCGCAAGGAGATTGACTTTCGGTGCCCGGACCAGAGCTGCTGGAACGCCTCCATCACCATGGCCCTCATCGACTTCCAGAACAAGCGGGCCATCCAGGACTTCAAGAGCCGCCAGGAGATGGAGCAGGCGGCGGGCGCCCAGGAGCGGCGGCTGGCCCGGGCGCCctga